The following proteins are co-located in the Palaemon carinicauda isolate YSFRI2023 chromosome 30, ASM3689809v2, whole genome shotgun sequence genome:
- the LOC137623890 gene encoding uncharacterized protein has product MEESGGEEGAREVRLTDTRDVPGENKEGRTGVGIVLSGELKNAAKEVHRKNDSIIRLKMCCGGEILNIIIAYAPQVRCTKDEKGYFWRDLDGVMQELEEHERVIVGADLNGHVGSENEEIGGVHGAYGFGDRDPEGESVVDFAVSFDMAIVNTFFKKKREHLITCLKRERKAKAIGIRKIKWYKLVRDVDKVSEFKMRVLEDIDIGIEDVQAWWTRNAAVMRRDGEELLGETYGIIWEEKERKGVVQECGNYRGIKLMAHTLKILKRMINARLREEVEIGEEQMGFMKGRGATDGVFGLGQLMEKFQRKAKRPACGIH; this is encoded by the exons ATGGAGGAGTCTgggggagaggagggtgccagagaagtacgtttgaCTGATACAAgggatgtacc CGGAGAAAATAAAGAAGGTAGAactggagttggcatagtactgtctggtgagctgaaaaatgcggcGAAAGAGGTTCATAGAAAGAATGAcagtatcatcagattgaagatgtgttgtgggggagagattctgaatattataattgCATATGCACCACAAGTTCGTTGCACAAAAGATGAGAAGGGATATTTCTGGAGAGActtggatggagtaatgcaagaactggaagaacatgagagggtcatagtgggggcagatttgaatggccatgttggaagtgagaatgaggaaATTGGTGGGGTGCATGGGGCCTATGGATTCGGGGATAGagacccagaaggagagagtgtagtggactttgctgtgtcatttgacatggcaatagtaaacacattctttaagaagaaaagggaacacctaataactt gtctaaaaagggaaagaaaagctaaagctatagggataaggaaaattaaatggtacaaactagtgagggatgTAGACAAAGTGAGTGAGTTTAAGATGAGGGTTTTGgaagatattgatataggaattgaagatgttcaagcatggtggacacgaaatgcagcagtaatgagaagggaCGGagaggagctgctaggagagacatatggtatcatatgggaagaaaaggaga ggaaaggcgttgtccaagagtgtgggaattacagaggtattaaattgatggcccacactttgaagatactgaaaAGGATGATaaatgccagactaagagaagaagtagaaataggtgaagagcagatgggattcatgaaggggaggggggcAACAGATGGGGTATTTGGTCTggggcaactaatggagaaattccagagaaaagcaaagagacctgcatgtggtattcattga